One segment of Pseudomonadota bacterium DNA contains the following:
- the gatB gene encoding Asp-tRNA(Asn)/Glu-tRNA(Gln) amidotransferase subunit GatB, whose translation MRWETVIGLEIHAQLDTRSKIFSGASTDFGADANRQASAVDLGMPGVLPVLNREAVQCAIKFGLATSAEIGRRSVFARKNYFYPDLPKGYQISQLDHPIVGAGEVLVTLDDGARKAIRLTRAHLEEDAGKSLHEDFQGLSGIDLNRAGTPLLEIVSEPDMRSASEAVAYARTVHALVRYIGICDGNMQEGSFRVDANVSVRLAGESALGTRTEIKNVNSFRFLERAINLEVQRQIETLEDGGAVVQETRLYDADLDETRSMRSKEEANDYRYFPDPDLLPVVVTQADIDAVAERLPELPEPRRQRFVDTLGVTDGDAALLVLERDLADYFEAAVAAAGTDGAQSVANWLLNDLRARLDKSDLALAACPVTAVELGALVRRIADNTISGKIAKQVVDVIWEDGGSVDAVIEAKGLVQITDTGAIETLVDDAIDQFPDQVEAYRGGKDKVLGFLVGKVMQASKGKANPGTVNQMLRDKLSRD comes from the coding sequence ATGCGTTGGGAAACCGTGATCGGACTGGAAATTCACGCGCAGCTCGACACTCGGAGCAAGATCTTCTCGGGCGCCAGCACCGATTTCGGTGCCGACGCCAACCGCCAGGCCAGCGCGGTGGACCTCGGCATGCCGGGTGTGCTGCCGGTGCTGAACCGTGAGGCCGTGCAGTGTGCGATCAAGTTCGGCCTCGCCACGTCGGCAGAGATCGGTCGCCGCTCGGTGTTCGCCCGCAAAAACTACTTCTACCCCGATCTGCCCAAAGGCTATCAGATCTCGCAGCTCGACCACCCGATCGTCGGTGCGGGCGAAGTGCTCGTGACGCTGGACGATGGCGCGCGAAAAGCCATCCGCCTGACCCGCGCCCACCTCGAGGAAGACGCGGGTAAATCCTTGCACGAGGATTTTCAGGGCCTCTCGGGTATCGACCTGAACCGGGCCGGCACGCCGTTGCTCGAGATCGTGTCCGAACCCGACATGCGCTCGGCGTCCGAAGCCGTGGCGTACGCGCGCACCGTGCACGCGCTGGTTCGGTACATCGGCATTTGCGACGGCAACATGCAGGAAGGCTCGTTCCGCGTCGATGCAAACGTGTCGGTGCGACTCGCAGGTGAGTCGGCACTGGGCACGCGCACCGAAATCAAGAACGTCAACTCCTTCCGCTTCCTCGAGCGCGCCATCAACCTCGAAGTCCAGCGTCAGATCGAGACGCTTGAAGACGGTGGCGCGGTGGTGCAGGAGACGCGCTTGTACGACGCCGACCTCGACGAGACACGCTCGATGCGGTCCAAGGAAGAAGCCAACGACTACCGCTACTTTCCCGACCCGGACCTGCTGCCGGTGGTGGTGACGCAGGCGGACATCGACGCCGTTGCCGAGCGCCTGCCGGAGCTGCCAGAGCCGCGGCGGCAGCGCTTTGTTGACACCCTCGGGGTCACCGACGGCGACGCGGCGTTGCTGGTCCTGGAACGCGACCTCGCCGACTATTTCGAGGCTGCCGTGGCTGCCGCCGGAACCGACGGTGCGCAATCGGTGGCCAACTGGTTGTTGAACGACCTGCGTGCGCGTCTGGACAAAAGCGACCTGGCGCTCGCGGCCTGTCCGGTCACCGCCGTGGAACTCGGCGCCCTGGTGCGTCGCATCGCGGACAACACCATCTCCGGCAAGATAGCCAAACAGGTGGTCGACGTGATCTGGGAGGACGGCGGCTCGGTCGATGCCGTCATCGAAGCCAAAGGCCTGGTGCAGATCACCGACACCGGGGCTATCGAGACGCTCGTGGACGACGCTATCGACCAGTTCCCGGATCAGGTCGAGGCGTACCGCGGGGGCAAGGACAAGGTGTTGGGTTTTCTGGTTGGCAAGGTCATGCAGGCGTCCAAAGGCAAAGCCAACCCCGGCACAGTCAACCAGATGCTGCGCGACAAGCTGTCTCGCGATTGA
- the gatA gene encoding Asp-tRNA(Asn)/Glu-tRNA(Gln) amidotransferase subunit GatA, translated as MTLTGMRDALAAGDFSSVELTDALLERIAARESELNCFVRSCPERARAQAEAADAARAAGTGGPLCGLPVAHKDLFCTRDLITSCGSRMLADFAPPYDATVVAKLDTAGTVTLAKANMDEFAMGSSNENSFFGPVRNPWDPDRVPGGSSGGSAAAVAAQLVPAATATDTGGSIRQPAAFCGVTGIKPTYGRVSRFGMVAFASSLDQGGVVARDAADCALVLQHMAGFDPRDSTSIDRPVDDYLAALAATGDKPLEGVRIGLPEEYFSVELDPAIGDRVVAVATELEALGATRVSVSLPHLSLALPAYYVVAPAEASSNLSRFDGVRYGHRCDDPKDLLDLYTRSRAEGFGEEVKRRILVGTYALSAGYFDAYYVKAQKVRRLIANDFSEAWTHCDLILGPVAPSTAFRLGEKSDDPVAMYLNDIYTLSANLAGVPGLAMPCGFVDGLPVGAQLLGPHFSESRLLATAHHYQQRTAWHLERPAAFR; from the coding sequence ATGACACTCACCGGCATGCGCGACGCACTCGCGGCCGGAGACTTCAGCAGCGTGGAATTGACCGACGCATTGCTCGAGCGCATCGCCGCGCGCGAATCCGAGCTCAACTGTTTCGTCCGCAGTTGCCCCGAGCGCGCCCGGGCACAGGCCGAGGCGGCAGACGCTGCGCGTGCAGCAGGGACTGGCGGCCCGCTCTGCGGGCTGCCGGTCGCCCACAAAGACCTCTTCTGTACCCGTGACCTGATCACCAGCTGTGGCTCGCGCATGCTGGCGGATTTTGCGCCGCCCTACGATGCGACGGTGGTTGCCAAGCTCGATACCGCCGGCACCGTGACCCTCGCCAAGGCCAACATGGACGAGTTCGCGATGGGCTCGTCGAACGAGAACAGTTTTTTCGGCCCGGTGCGCAACCCCTGGGACCCGGATCGGGTGCCAGGCGGATCGTCTGGGGGCTCTGCGGCTGCGGTTGCCGCACAGCTTGTGCCGGCAGCGACGGCAACCGACACCGGTGGGTCGATTCGCCAGCCCGCCGCGTTCTGCGGTGTGACCGGCATCAAACCGACCTACGGGCGCGTGTCGCGCTTCGGCATGGTGGCCTTCGCCTCGAGTCTGGACCAGGGCGGGGTGGTGGCCCGTGATGCCGCCGATTGCGCGCTCGTTCTGCAGCACATGGCCGGTTTTGACCCGCGCGATTCCACCTCGATCGACCGCCCGGTCGACGACTACCTGGCCGCGCTCGCCGCCACGGGCGACAAGCCGCTCGAGGGTGTGCGCATCGGTTTGCCCGAGGAATACTTCTCGGTCGAGTTGGACCCGGCGATCGGTGACCGCGTCGTCGCGGTCGCAACCGAACTCGAGGCCCTCGGCGCCACCCGTGTGTCGGTGTCGTTGCCACACCTGTCTTTGGCGCTGCCCGCGTACTACGTCGTGGCACCGGCCGAAGCCTCGAGCAACCTGTCACGCTTTGACGGCGTGCGGTATGGCCACCGGTGCGACGACCCGAAAGACCTGCTCGACCTCTACACGCGCTCGCGCGCCGAGGGCTTCGGCGAGGAGGTCAAGCGGCGAATCCTGGTGGGCACCTACGCGCTGTCCGCCGGGTATTTCGACGCCTACTACGTCAAGGCGCAGAAAGTTCGGCGACTGATCGCCAACGACTTCAGCGAGGCCTGGACGCACTGCGACCTGATTCTCGGACCGGTTGCACCGAGCACGGCTTTTCGGCTGGGTGAGAAGTCGGATGACCCGGTGGCGATGTACCTCAACGACATCTACACACTCTCGGCCAACCTGGCGGGTGTGCCGGGGCTCGCCATGCCCTGCGGTTTTGTCGACGGGTTGCCTGTGGGGGCACAACTGCTCGGCCCGCACTTCAGCGAGTCCCGCTTGCTGGCCACGGCACACCACTACCAACAACGCACAGCCTGGCACCTCGAGCGCCCGGCGGCATTTCGCTGA
- the gatC gene encoding Asp-tRNA(Asn)/Glu-tRNA(Gln) amidotransferase subunit GatC, whose translation MAVSNDDVAAIAHLARIAVDPDDVPAYADRLSRVLDLAEALSSVDTSDLAPMAHPLDDAVQRLREDAVSEPDSRDAFQAQAPAVERGLYLVPRVVE comes from the coding sequence ATGGCCGTTTCCAACGATGACGTGGCCGCAATAGCGCACCTCGCGCGCATCGCCGTGGACCCGGACGACGTGCCCGCCTACGCCGACCGCCTGTCGCGTGTGTTGGACCTCGCCGAGGCGCTTTCGTCGGTCGACACGTCGGACCTGGCGCCGATGGCGCACCCGCTTGACGACGCAGTGCAGCGGCTGCGCGAGGACGCGGTCAGCGAGCCCGATAGCCGGGACGCGTTCCAGGCGCAGGCGCCTGCGGTCGAGCGCGGCCTCTACCTCGTCCCCAGGGTGGTCGAATGA
- a CDS encoding 1-acylglycerol-3-phosphate O-acyltransferase, which produces MHLLYRIPLLGVHFLGATVLGLLLCLLRPFRASNSRLCAQLYAWPALWLIGLRVRHVGTGHFPSDRPCVVVANHQSNWDLVVVGSVVPPNTVSIGKKSLRWVPLFGQLYWLAGNVLIDRADRQRARQTLGRAADALTRDRTSIWVFPEGTRNRGRNMLPFKHGAFALAVDTGVPIVPVCCSAYLTHLSLRRWRNGCARIEVLPPIETADKSANDVPSLMAECRRRMQAVIDRPAVADAG; this is translated from the coding sequence ATGCACCTCCTCTACCGCATACCGCTGCTGGGTGTGCACTTCCTTGGCGCCACCGTGCTCGGCCTCCTGCTCTGCCTGCTGCGCCCGTTCCGGGCCTCTAACAGCCGACTCTGCGCGCAACTGTACGCCTGGCCCGCGCTCTGGCTGATCGGCCTGCGCGTACGTCACGTCGGCACGGGGCATTTCCCGAGTGACCGACCGTGCGTCGTGGTGGCCAACCACCAGAGCAACTGGGACCTCGTGGTGGTGGGCAGTGTGGTTCCGCCCAACACCGTGAGCATCGGCAAGAAAAGCCTGCGCTGGGTGCCGTTGTTTGGCCAACTCTACTGGTTGGCGGGCAACGTCCTGATCGACCGTGCCGACCGGCAGCGTGCGCGGCAGACGCTCGGCCGTGCGGCCGACGCGTTGACCCGGGACCGGACCAGCATCTGGGTGTTCCCCGAGGGCACGCGCAACCGCGGACGCAACATGCTGCCGTTCAAGCACGGTGCGTTTGCTCTCGCGGTCGATACCGGTGTGCCGATCGTCCCGGTGTGTTGCAGTGCCTACCTCACGCATCTCTCGTTGCGGCGTTGGCGCAACGGCTGTGCTCGCATCGAGGTGCTGCCACCGATCGAGACCGCCGACAAGTCAGCCAACGACGTGCCGTCCCTGATGGCGGAATGCCGCCGGCGCATGCAAGCCGTCATCGACCGACCTGCGGTGGCGGACGCGGGGTAG
- a CDS encoding DsbA family protein, protein MPTLFHFHDPMCSWCWAFKPTWETIAATLPASVSVRRVLGGLAPDTDAVMPAAMQETIAGYWRHIESAVPGTRFNHDFWHTNTPRRATYPACRAVAATRMLSPEYEEAMVTRIQHAYYLEARNPSDDDTLVDLAGELALDTSAFAAALHADETLSAFSEDLNTCARFGVQGFPSLVLRTTQGAWRIRIDYTDASVSLGDIAQALAS, encoded by the coding sequence ATGCCAACACTTTTCCATTTTCACGATCCGATGTGCAGCTGGTGTTGGGCTTTCAAGCCGACGTGGGAGACCATCGCGGCAACCCTGCCCGCGTCAGTCAGTGTGCGGCGCGTGCTCGGCGGTCTGGCGCCCGACACCGACGCGGTCATGCCAGCGGCGATGCAGGAAACCATTGCAGGCTACTGGAGGCACATCGAGTCAGCCGTGCCAGGCACCCGCTTCAATCACGACTTCTGGCACACCAACACACCGAGGCGGGCAACCTACCCCGCGTGTCGGGCCGTCGCCGCGACCCGCATGCTGTCTCCCGAGTACGAGGAGGCGATGGTGACGCGCATACAGCACGCCTACTACCTGGAAGCTCGAAATCCGAGTGACGATGACACCCTCGTCGACCTGGCAGGTGAGCTTGCGCTCGACACGTCCGCCTTCGCCGCAGCCTTGCACGCCGACGAGACGCTGAGCGCCTTTTCAGAGGACTTGAACACCTGCGCCCGCTTTGGTGTGCAGGGCTTTCCGAGTCTGGTGTTGCGCACCACACAGGGCGCCTGGCGCATTCGGATCGACTACACAGACGCCAGCGTTTCGCTTGGCGACATCGCTCAGGCCCTCGCCAGCTGA
- a CDS encoding nitroreductase translates to MSFSSGRHPAAAVTDAINSRRSVRAFTSTPVSPDVIKRILQTASRAPSGTNMQPWHVYVLQGAQLDRTIAAVQADFDNDVPFDAEEKYYPDRFFEPYTSRRRAVGLGLYKLLGLTKDNTAGMRAQHRRNYQFFDAPVGLICTIDRALNTGSWLDYGMFIQNVLLLAREAGLHTCPQAAFCGYHLALRRTLPIPQDQVVVCGISLGFADLADPANALVTERAEPDDWVTFVQ, encoded by the coding sequence ATGTCCTTCAGCTCTGGTCGCCACCCTGCAGCCGCGGTCACCGACGCGATCAACAGCCGCAGATCGGTGCGCGCATTCACATCAACACCCGTTTCTCCTGACGTGATCAAGCGAATTCTCCAGACCGCATCGCGCGCACCGAGTGGCACGAACATGCAGCCCTGGCATGTGTACGTTTTGCAAGGCGCGCAACTGGATCGCACGATCGCCGCCGTACAGGCCGATTTTGACAACGACGTGCCGTTCGACGCCGAGGAGAAATACTATCCGGACCGCTTTTTCGAGCCGTACACGTCACGCCGCAGGGCAGTCGGGCTTGGACTGTACAAATTGCTCGGCCTCACCAAAGACAACACCGCCGGCATGCGAGCGCAACACCGGCGGAACTATCAGTTTTTTGATGCGCCCGTGGGTCTGATCTGCACCATTGACCGCGCCCTCAACACCGGCAGCTGGTTGGACTACGGTATGTTCATACAGAACGTGCTGCTGCTCGCCAGAGAAGCGGGTTTGCACACGTGTCCGCAAGCGGCCTTTTGCGGCTACCACTTGGCGCTGCGGCGTACCCTGCCGATACCGCAGGACCAGGTCGTGGTGTGCGGTATCTCGCTGGGCTTTGCCGACCTGGCTGATCCGGCGAACGCACTCGTCACCGAGCGTGCCGAACCGGACGATTGGGTCACGTTCGTCCAGTGA
- a CDS encoding glycosyltransferase family 4 protein, translating to MSDNSRSPHPAKLGIFISMFPELHETFILRELVALERRGVDFTVYSLQFPRDAITLEDAKRLSNERTRYGPLMSLTSLGAFCTTLLRHPVRVTSAIARVVWHGRDRPMEVLKSLAILPLTLQFGRDARATGVSHLHGHWANVPTTACWYLQQILGFSWSAAIHGEDIFSPNRFLPYKLDHATFSVVCSGYFCEHLQQRIGLTRPDEVHLNYHGLDPQVMALSTETAFASRAASEPFRLISIGRLVPTKGHDTVLRALAHVQRGTSVDIQLDLIGSGPDEAELKALAETLGIADSVRFTGGLAFEEVLAHLVRAHAFVLAPRMIPGRPPDGIPNVIAEAMILRLPVVTTRVSAIPELVEDGVSGCLVEVDDDTAFAEAIIDLIENPERARAVSDAAHAKVSKLFDQQHNIDELLDLFQQYGALPARQA from the coding sequence ATGAGCGATAACAGCCGTTCGCCACACCCGGCAAAACTGGGCATCTTCATTTCGATGTTCCCCGAGTTGCACGAGACCTTCATCCTGCGCGAGCTGGTTGCATTGGAGCGGCGCGGCGTCGACTTCACGGTGTACTCGTTGCAGTTCCCACGCGACGCCATCACCCTGGAAGACGCGAAGCGGTTGAGCAACGAGCGAACCCGGTACGGACCCCTGATGTCGTTGACGTCCCTGGGCGCGTTCTGCACCACGCTGTTGCGCCACCCGGTTCGCGTCACCAGCGCGATCGCCAGGGTTGTCTGGCACGGCCGGGATCGCCCGATGGAGGTGCTGAAGTCGCTGGCCATCCTGCCGTTGACCCTTCAATTCGGACGCGACGCACGCGCGACCGGGGTCAGCCACCTCCACGGTCATTGGGCCAACGTGCCAACGACAGCGTGCTGGTACCTGCAGCAGATCCTCGGGTTCAGCTGGTCAGCTGCCATCCACGGCGAAGATATTTTTTCGCCCAATCGGTTCTTGCCCTACAAATTGGACCACGCCACATTCAGCGTGGTGTGCAGCGGGTATTTTTGCGAACACCTCCAGCAGCGTATCGGGCTGACACGGCCGGATGAAGTGCACCTCAACTACCACGGTCTCGACCCGCAGGTCATGGCACTGAGCACCGAGACCGCGTTTGCGTCTCGCGCTGCGTCGGAGCCCTTTCGTCTGATCTCGATTGGTCGGCTGGTGCCCACCAAAGGACATGACACCGTCCTGCGTGCCCTGGCACACGTCCAACGCGGGACGTCGGTTGACATCCAGCTGGACCTCATTGGATCTGGTCCGGACGAGGCCGAGCTGAAGGCACTGGCCGAGACGCTGGGCATCGCAGACAGTGTCCGCTTCACAGGCGGCCTGGCGTTCGAGGAGGTGCTGGCGCATTTGGTGCGCGCGCACGCCTTTGTCCTCGCACCACGCATGATTCCCGGACGCCCACCCGATGGCATTCCGAACGTCATTGCCGAGGCGATGATCTTGCGATTGCCCGTGGTCACGACACGCGTCAGCGCCATACCTGAGCTCGTTGAGGACGGTGTCAGCGGCTGCCTCGTTGAAGTGGATGACGACACCGCCTTCGCCGAGGCGATCATCGACCTGATCGAGAACCCCGAGCGGGCGAGGGCCGTCAGCGACGCCGCCCACGCCAAGGTCTCGAAGCTGTTCGATCAGCAGCACAACATCGACGAGCTTCTCGATCTGTTCCAGCAGTACGGCGCATTGCCGGCTCGGCAGGCATGA
- a CDS encoding glycosyltransferase codes for MTRSPARPVVAFVIEALTVGGAEQMLVAMANRFASRGWTVHLICLTTAGELAPRLDDRVHFEVIGKRPGFDWRLALRLRRRLTAIDPVAINSHLWTANLWTRVALPFSRHRIVVTEHSRDTWKPRHYRVIDRVLARWTHRLVAVSHDTRDFYVNEIGIPAALTTVINNGIDTAQFAGGTATAFRAEWAPNGELLIGTVGRLVPAKNHARLIEATALLDVTIDDFKVLIVGDGPLRSEIENAVQAHGVAHRVHLLGARRDIADVLSALDIFVLSSDREGHPLTALEAQAAGTPVVLTDAGGSQDAIASDGTDTGGLLVERSAAALAECIASLARDTAEREQMAAVAKRVASTAFDLDAMVARYESCFSTAAG; via the coding sequence ATGACACGGTCGCCAGCCCGCCCGGTTGTGGCTTTTGTCATCGAGGCACTGACAGTGGGCGGTGCAGAGCAGATGCTGGTTGCGATGGCAAACCGCTTCGCCTCACGCGGCTGGACAGTGCATCTGATCTGCCTGACGACTGCCGGCGAACTCGCGCCACGGCTGGACGATCGTGTGCACTTCGAGGTCATCGGCAAGCGCCCCGGATTCGATTGGCGACTCGCGCTGCGCCTCAGGCGCAGACTGACTGCAATCGATCCCGTCGCAATCAACAGCCACTTGTGGACGGCAAACCTGTGGACGCGGGTTGCCCTGCCGTTCAGCCGTCACCGCATCGTTGTCACCGAGCACAGTCGCGACACGTGGAAGCCCCGACACTACCGCGTCATCGACCGGGTACTCGCGCGCTGGACCCACCGGCTTGTCGCGGTCTCGCACGACACCCGCGACTTCTACGTCAACGAGATCGGCATTCCGGCCGCACTGACCACGGTGATCAACAACGGCATCGACACCGCACAGTTCGCGGGTGGCACGGCAACGGCATTTCGCGCCGAATGGGCGCCGAACGGCGAGCTGTTGATCGGCACCGTCGGTCGACTGGTGCCAGCGAAGAACCACGCACGTCTGATCGAGGCCACGGCTTTGCTCGACGTCACGATCGACGACTTCAAGGTCCTCATTGTCGGCGACGGCCCATTGCGATCAGAAATCGAGAACGCCGTTCAGGCGCACGGTGTGGCCCATCGCGTCCACCTGCTGGGCGCACGCCGAGATATCGCGGATGTGCTGTCGGCACTCGACATCTTCGTGCTCTCTTCTGACCGAGAAGGGCACCCGCTCACCGCACTCGAGGCCCAAGCGGCAGGCACACCGGTTGTCCTGACGGACGCCGGCGGCTCTCAGGACGCCATCGCCTCCGACGGGACAGACACCGGCGGTTTGTTGGTGGAGAGGTCGGCGGCCGCGTTGGCGGAATGCATCGCATCACTCGCACGCGACACCGCCGAGCGTGAGCAGATGGCTGCCGTCGCGAAGCGGGTTGCTTCGACGGCGTTCGATCTCGATGCCATGGTGGCGCGTTACGAGTCGTGTTTTTCGACGGCAGCCGGTTGA
- a CDS encoding formate dehydrogenase accessory sulfurtransferase FdhD → MSQHPLRPTLSDAGRDPTHAVSVVNEFGETRQAAIPGELPLTVHLEDQEIVTLMTLGTRPEELALGYVRNQRLIDSIEDIREVTVDWSKNSVTIETRANRTLKDWREKLFKRIVTSGCGQGTIFASTLEELDNTRLPTPALKQSALYGLIRTISSHNAVYRVAGAVHGCALCRGEEMLIHVEDVGRHNAADAISGHMWLEGLSGEDKIFYTTGRLTSEMVMKAAFMGIPVLLSRSGLTQMGLDLARQVGMTLIARAKGRHFNVYHGAEHISFDAKPAVRRRPAPTKGERDL, encoded by the coding sequence ATGTCCCAACACCCCCTGCGACCGACGCTCTCCGACGCAGGCCGTGATCCCACCCACGCGGTCAGTGTGGTCAACGAATTCGGTGAGACGCGGCAGGCTGCCATTCCCGGCGAGTTGCCGCTGACAGTGCACCTCGAGGACCAGGAGATCGTGACCCTGATGACCCTCGGCACACGCCCCGAGGAGCTCGCGCTCGGCTACGTGCGCAACCAACGGCTGATCGACTCGATCGAGGACATTCGCGAGGTCACGGTCGACTGGTCCAAGAACAGCGTCACCATCGAGACACGCGCCAACCGCACACTCAAGGACTGGCGCGAGAAGCTGTTCAAACGCATCGTCACGAGCGGCTGCGGCCAGGGCACCATCTTCGCGTCAACGCTCGAGGAGCTTGACAACACCCGGCTGCCGACCCCGGCTCTGAAACAGTCCGCGCTGTACGGGCTGATCCGCACCATCTCAAGCCACAACGCGGTCTACCGCGTTGCGGGCGCGGTGCACGGGTGCGCGCTGTGCCGGGGCGAGGAGATGCTGATTCACGTCGAGGACGTGGGCCGGCACAACGCGGCAGACGCGATCTCGGGCCACATGTGGCTCGAGGGGCTCAGCGGCGAAGACAAGATCTTCTACACCACCGGTCGGCTGACCAGCGAGATGGTGATGAAGGCCGCGTTCATGGGCATCCCCGTGCTGCTCTCGCGCTCCGGCCTCACACAGATGGGACTGGATCTCGCGCGCCAGGTCGGCATGACGCTGATCGCGCGCGCCAAGGGCCGCCATTTCAACGTGTACCACGGCGCCGAGCACATCAGCTTCGACGCCAAACCGGCTGTGCGGCGGCGGCCTGCGCCCACCAAGGGTGAACGCGACCTGTGA
- a CDS encoding glycosyltransferase family 2 protein: protein MDLDFSVVIPLYNKAPYIATAVQSALDQVGVSIEIIVVDDGSTDDGADVVNSMADPRIRVIRQPNGGVSSARNNGSKQASAPYIAFLDADDSWHKQHLVTLKHLTDQRTQCGIFGSGYLEYNDLSEISDALASTVDVESSRIEPVSLPLLSHGICNGRSPFWTSALAVKKSAFVETGGFDEAFSHGEDVAVWLAITAAHGGVASDAKTAYYYRGDASSLTQRLVRADGTMDLVNRLLKDSKWSTAERNAMQSISDHFAISHASSALRTHNNKTACRTFLSGVYKRNKRWWLLAIASVLPKPLLTALAKLR from the coding sequence GTGGATCTCGATTTTTCCGTCGTCATTCCGCTCTACAACAAAGCACCCTATATCGCAACAGCGGTTCAGTCAGCCTTGGATCAAGTGGGTGTTTCTATTGAGATCATCGTAGTTGATGACGGCTCTACTGATGACGGTGCCGACGTTGTCAACAGTATGGCGGATCCGAGAATTCGCGTAATCCGGCAGCCAAATGGCGGCGTATCGTCTGCGAGAAATAATGGCAGTAAGCAAGCAAGTGCGCCCTACATTGCGTTTCTCGACGCAGACGATTCTTGGCACAAACAGCACTTGGTCACTCTCAAACACCTCACCGATCAACGAACTCAATGCGGTATTTTCGGCTCTGGCTACCTCGAATACAACGACCTTTCCGAAATCAGTGACGCTCTTGCCAGCACTGTGGACGTAGAAAGCTCACGCATTGAACCTGTCAGTTTGCCGCTACTGTCACACGGAATCTGCAATGGACGGTCGCCATTTTGGACCTCCGCGTTGGCGGTCAAGAAAAGCGCGTTTGTTGAAACAGGCGGTTTCGATGAAGCCTTTAGCCACGGTGAAGACGTCGCTGTGTGGCTGGCAATCACTGCCGCGCATGGAGGCGTCGCAAGCGATGCAAAAACCGCATATTACTACCGCGGTGACGCCTCCAGTTTGACGCAACGTCTGGTGCGTGCAGACGGCACCATGGACTTGGTTAACCGGCTGCTAAAGGATTCCAAATGGTCCACTGCGGAGCGCAATGCTATGCAGTCCATCAGTGACCATTTTGCGATTTCACACGCATCCAGCGCATTGCGAACACACAACAACAAAACAGCGTGCCGAACATTTCTGTCTGGCGTTTACAAGCGAAACAAGCGGTGGTGGCTGCTTGCGATCGCATCTGTGTTGCCGAAGCCCTTGTTGACTGCGTTGGCAAAGCTCAGGTGA